A genome region from Clostridium pasteurianum includes the following:
- a CDS encoding RNase H family protein — translation MISLDKFEVYSDGSYLNGNVGYGAVILKNGQCIHEIYGRVSADYAVSSRQVGGEIKAVEYALTWCSENNVNHVTIYYDFENIEKWATGKYKANKPLTQKFKSFIDECTININWVKVKSHIGIKWNEAADVLAKKGTLSEKTEVIVEPINDKKKEVKTKKSTSTYVEKLNDFGEGFTEFLCNNGLKAVFKGVFNSCDGIIEIWKQDVKIGNLHVYNTAKKNLSPAYHDIKNEKYKDEVERLLCIYKNK, via the coding sequence GTGATAAGCTTGGATAAATTTGAAGTATATTCTGATGGCTCTTATTTAAATGGAAATGTTGGTTACGGAGCCGTAATTTTAAAAAATGGCCAATGCATACATGAGATATATGGAAGAGTTAGTGCTGACTATGCAGTATCCTCAAGACAGGTTGGTGGAGAAATAAAAGCTGTAGAATATGCATTAACCTGGTGCAGTGAAAACAATGTAAATCATGTAACTATCTATTACGATTTTGAAAATATAGAGAAATGGGCTACAGGAAAGTATAAAGCCAATAAACCTTTAACTCAGAAATTTAAAAGCTTTATAGATGAATGTACTATAAATATAAACTGGGTGAAGGTAAAAAGCCATATAGGTATAAAGTGGAATGAAGCTGCTGATGTTCTTGCAAAGAAAGGCACTCTTTCAGAGAAAACTGAAGTCATTGTAGAGCCTATTAACGATAAAAAAAAGGAAGTTAAAACTAAAAAAAGTACCTCTACATATGTAGAAAAATTAAATGATTTTGGAGAAGGCTTTACAGAATTTTTATGTAATAATGGCCTAAAGGCTGTATTTAAAGGAGTATTTAATTCATGCGATGGGATAATTGAAATATGGAAGCAAGATGTAAAAATAGGCAATCTTCATGTATATAATACTGCTAAAAAAAATTTATCTCCAGCTTATCATGATATTAAAAATGAAAAATATAAGGATGAAGTAGAAAGGCTCCTCTGCATATATAAGAATAAATAA
- a CDS encoding vWA domain-containing protein: MDKLHKELFEQMIQMNEKTFDSEFKSKFLNFIEMLTFDLMDGEDNFFAMFFIQMKRGVRGDIASGCETEMSLSYFTMYFNPYIFLKCSIKEMKALIKHEIYHVMYNHMKRAKKLSEKYSMLAINTAMDVSVNQYIKDLPPWSISLQNTKLQYNIIDFEYDKTLEYYVKKIQENIDKKKKDEKRGIVNDKNFGVYKEFDEMNIHKLWRNNSKEFSEDQIDELKNKIIRNAAKGKLPPKVQEYVDDMNKKAEISWQSYLKRMIGTLPKGYKKTITRKDRRQPYRMDLRGRLSNHVIKIVVAVDISGSMTDVEIDEAMTEVFDILRDRNYECTIIECDNIVRRVYKVKKPKDIRKKLDTKGGTSFSPVFEYLHKHRMEDCLLIYFTDGMGEKELPVRPKIKKILWVLTGQKGELSLNRSLGKVKKLKNKSVESFEIYRDVLFNRGEWANNEWAK; the protein is encoded by the coding sequence ATGGACAAACTTCATAAAGAGCTTTTTGAGCAAATGATTCAAATGAATGAAAAAACTTTTGACAGTGAATTTAAAAGTAAGTTTTTAAATTTTATTGAAATGCTTACCTTTGACTTAATGGATGGTGAGGATAATTTCTTTGCTATGTTTTTTATACAGATGAAAAGGGGAGTGAGAGGCGATATTGCTTCAGGCTGTGAAACGGAAATGTCGCTGTCATACTTTACAATGTATTTTAATCCGTATATATTTTTAAAATGCTCCATAAAAGAAATGAAGGCTTTAATAAAACACGAAATATACCATGTTATGTATAATCATATGAAAAGGGCAAAAAAGTTAAGTGAAAAGTACAGTATGCTAGCTATAAATACTGCTATGGATGTTTCTGTTAATCAGTATATTAAAGACTTACCGCCATGGTCCATTAGTCTCCAAAATACTAAACTTCAGTATAATATAATAGATTTTGAGTATGATAAAACTCTTGAGTACTATGTGAAAAAGATACAGGAAAATATAGATAAAAAGAAGAAAGATGAAAAAAGAGGAATTGTAAATGATAAAAATTTTGGTGTATATAAGGAATTTGATGAAATGAACATCCATAAGCTCTGGAGGAATAATTCTAAAGAGTTTAGTGAGGATCAAATAGATGAACTAAAAAATAAAATTATAAGAAATGCAGCCAAGGGAAAGCTTCCTCCTAAGGTTCAAGAATATGTTGATGATATGAATAAGAAAGCAGAAATATCGTGGCAAAGTTATTTAAAAAGAATGATAGGTACACTTCCTAAGGGATATAAAAAAACAATAACTAGGAAAGATAGAAGGCAGCCTTATAGGATGGATTTAAGAGGAAGGCTTTCAAATCATGTTATTAAAATAGTTGTTGCTGTAGATATAAGTGGAAGTATGACTGATGTGGAGATAGATGAAGCCATGACAGAAGTATTTGATATTTTAAGGGATAGAAATTATGAATGTACCATAATTGAATGTGATAATATAGTGAGAAGAGTATATAAAGTAAAAAAACCAAAGGACATAAGAAAAAAGTTAGATACAAAAGGTGGAACAAGTTTTTCGCCCGTTTTCGAATATCTCCATAAACATAGAATGGAGGATTGCCTTTTAATATATTTTACAGACGGTATGGGTGAAAAAGAACTGCCAGTAAGGCCTAAAATAAAGAAAATACTATGGGTACTTACAGGTCAAAAGGGCGAATTATCGTTAAATAGAAGTTTAGGGAAAGTGAAAAAATTAAAGAATAAATCTGTAGAAAGTTTCGAAATTTATAGAGATGTTTTGTTCAATAGAGGGGAATGGGCCAATAATGAATGGGCTAAATAA
- a CDS encoding NUDIX hydrolase, with product MNGDKLAYNGWLKIYNRDVNGRTYDILKNYDAAAAFVTDEFDDVLMVKQFRPAIMDNTLEIPAGCLDIEGELPEDCIIRELKEETNLQVKRENLQKIISYKPILGFSKSVLHLYHVKIKKSDLTISKINDEDVNEVMWINKNDFIEYIKSGKISDGKTIISYLYLKEMMGL from the coding sequence ATGAATGGTGATAAATTGGCCTATAACGGTTGGCTTAAAATTTACAATAGAGATGTAAATGGAAGGACTTATGATATACTTAAAAATTATGATGCCGCAGCCGCATTTGTAACTGATGAATTTGATGATGTTTTAATGGTAAAGCAATTCAGACCTGCCATAATGGATAACACCCTTGAAATTCCAGCAGGCTGTCTTGATATTGAAGGTGAACTTCCTGAGGATTGTATTATTCGTGAACTTAAGGAAGAAACTAATTTGCAAGTAAAAAGGGAAAACTTACAGAAAATTATATCCTATAAACCAATTCTGGGATTTAGCAAAAGCGTTCTTCATCTTTACCACGTAAAAATCAAGAAATCAGATTTAACTATAAGTAAAATCAATGATGAAGATGTAAATGAAGTTATGTGGATAAATAAAAATGATTTTATAGAATATATTAAAAGCGGCAAAATTTCTGATGGTAAAACAATAATAAGCTATTTATATCTCAAGGAAATGATGGGACTATAG